A single window of Fischerella sp. PCC 9605 DNA harbors:
- a CDS encoding ABC1 kinase family protein, whose amino-acid sequence MNAKTVSPTSLEVDYEVVPDNGAKASVVSLPALEEAQGHRGLVSSTIEPEAALRYDPQAIKTYYKSRPLQVLRRIIAVLTPTISFALGVWSDSKRGVVVKNDRRRAIRLREILTNLGPAYIKIGQALSTRPDLVPPVYLEELTQLQDKLPPFPNEIAYQFIEEELGAPPQEVYEELSPEPIAAASLGQVYKGKLKTGEEVAVKVQRPDLRERIAIDLFILRQLAGWAQKNFKRIRSDLVGILDELGDRIFEEMDYIHEGENAERFYQLYGHLKDVYVPKIYWEYTNRRVLTMEWINGTKLTEPEKISAQGINARYLIEVGVQCSLRQLLEHGFFHADPHPGNLLATTDGKLAYLDFGMMSEIKPPQRYGLIEAIVHVVNRDFEGLAYDYVKLDFLSPETDLTPIIPAFAKVFANAQGASVAELNIKSITDELSALMYEYPFRVPPYYALIIRSLVTLEGIAIYIDPNFKVLSEAYPYVAKRLLTDPAPELRASLRDLLFKEGRFRWNRLENLLRNARNNQDYDLNLVLNQGVDFLTSERGAFIRDRLVDEFVKSVEALSKNILHNFTYLLRERVGVTAINETPAATDEQQQTLEHIKRILNILRETRGFDPTQLAPQLAQMLVNPGLQRLGQQIASQLAQKAIARLIRELLVSEEIESTQDASLEPPARISLPARV is encoded by the coding sequence ATGAATGCAAAAACAGTTTCCCCTACTTCCCTGGAAGTTGATTATGAAGTAGTACCGGACAATGGTGCTAAAGCATCTGTTGTGAGTTTACCAGCACTAGAAGAAGCTCAAGGACATAGAGGGCTGGTCAGTTCCACAATTGAACCTGAGGCAGCATTGCGATACGATCCGCAGGCGATCAAGACCTACTATAAAAGTCGTCCCCTGCAAGTTTTGCGACGCATTATCGCGGTTTTGACACCAACGATCAGTTTTGCTCTTGGTGTATGGTCGGATAGCAAACGGGGAGTCGTCGTTAAAAATGACCGTCGCCGAGCAATTCGCTTGCGAGAAATCCTAACAAATTTAGGCCCTGCCTATATTAAAATCGGACAAGCATTGTCTACCCGACCGGATCTAGTTCCTCCGGTGTACCTAGAGGAACTTACCCAGCTGCAAGACAAGTTGCCACCCTTTCCCAACGAAATAGCTTATCAATTTATAGAAGAAGAATTAGGCGCACCTCCACAGGAGGTTTACGAGGAACTTTCACCAGAACCAATCGCCGCCGCTTCCTTGGGGCAAGTATACAAAGGTAAGCTGAAAACTGGTGAGGAAGTCGCCGTCAAAGTCCAACGTCCTGACTTGCGAGAACGGATTGCTATTGACTTGTTTATCTTACGGCAATTAGCAGGATGGGCGCAGAAAAATTTTAAACGCATCCGCAGCGATTTGGTAGGTATCCTCGATGAATTAGGCGATCGCATCTTTGAAGAGATGGACTACATTCACGAGGGAGAAAATGCTGAGCGCTTTTATCAGTTATACGGTCATCTTAAAGACGTTTACGTACCGAAAATTTACTGGGAATACACCAACCGTCGCGTTTTAACGATGGAGTGGATTAACGGCACAAAATTAACCGAACCAGAAAAAATTAGTGCCCAAGGCATCAACGCCCGCTATTTAATCGAAGTGGGAGTGCAGTGTTCATTGCGACAACTGCTGGAACATGGATTTTTCCACGCCGATCCTCACCCAGGTAATTTATTAGCCACCACCGATGGGAAATTGGCATATCTGGACTTTGGCATGATGAGCGAGATTAAGCCGCCACAGCGTTACGGTTTAATTGAAGCCATTGTTCATGTAGTTAACCGTGACTTTGAAGGCTTAGCATACGACTACGTCAAGTTAGATTTTCTCTCACCGGAGACAGATTTAACGCCGATTATTCCGGCATTTGCCAAAGTATTTGCCAATGCTCAGGGAGCTAGTGTTGCTGAGTTGAACATTAAAAGCATCACTGACGAACTATCGGCTTTGATGTATGAGTATCCCTTCCGCGTACCTCCCTACTACGCTTTGATAATTCGTTCTCTGGTAACGCTGGAAGGTATCGCTATCTATATTGACCCCAACTTCAAAGTCTTGAGTGAGGCTTATCCTTACGTTGCTAAACGATTGTTAACCGATCCAGCACCAGAATTAAGAGCATCGCTGCGGGATCTGCTTTTCAAAGAAGGTCGTTTCCGCTGGAACCGCTTGGAAAACTTGTTACGCAATGCTCGTAACAATCAAGACTATGACTTGAATTTGGTATTGAATCAAGGGGTAGATTTTCTCACTTCCGAACGCGGTGCTTTCATTCGCGATCGCTTGGTGGATGAATTTGTGAAAAGTGTAGAAGCATTGAGTAAAAATATTCTGCACAACTTCACATACCTACTGCGGGAACGGGTTGGTGTCACAGCAATTAACGAAACGCCTGCTGCTACAGATGAGCAACAACAAACCTTGGAGCATATCAAACGAATATTAAATATTCTCCGCGAAACTCGTGGCTTTGACCCGACGCAGCTTGCTCCGCAACTAGCCCAAATGTTGGTAAATCCCGGATTGCAGCGTTTGGGACAACAAATTGCCAGCCAGTTGGCGCAAAAAGCGATCGCTAGGTTGATTCGAGAATTGTTGGTATCGGAAGAAATTGAGAGTACGCAAGATGCAAGTTTAGAACCTCCTGCAAGGATTTCTTTGCCTGCAAGAGTTTGA